A region from the Kribbella shirazensis genome encodes:
- a CDS encoding alkaline phosphatase family protein, producing the protein MIVPVSPQYGGGALADVLPSVAGALSVPGETDVLGLPPASRYAVLLLDGLGWNLLQRYAAAAPYLSSLMPAGRSLTAGVPSTTAVSLTSLGTGLPPGAHGIVGYTSIVPESGALLNALAWDAPVDPRRWQPHGTVFDRAAAAGVATRNVSKSRFDTSGLTAAAFRGSKHRGADTIEERLDATRFASREGRSSLVYVYDSQLDYIGHQQGCDSWQWQKELTAADTFAQQVRSALPRDAVLLVVADHGMIDVAPEHRVDLDAEPALAAGVSLIGGESRFRHLYCVPGAEADVLATYRERLGDKALVLSRSEAVARGWFGAVVEDRVSPRLGDVIVASLGPVALVAGRQHPQEAGLIGLHGSLTHDEMEIPLLVDAGS; encoded by the coding sequence GTGATCGTCCCGGTTTCCCCGCAGTACGGCGGTGGCGCGCTCGCCGACGTCCTGCCGTCGGTGGCCGGCGCGCTGTCAGTGCCGGGGGAGACCGACGTCCTCGGCCTGCCACCCGCGTCCCGGTACGCCGTGCTCCTGCTCGACGGCCTCGGCTGGAACCTGCTGCAGCGGTACGCCGCCGCCGCGCCGTACCTGTCGTCGTTGATGCCGGCGGGCCGCAGTCTGACCGCGGGCGTGCCGTCGACGACGGCCGTCAGTCTCACGAGTCTCGGGACCGGTCTTCCGCCGGGCGCGCACGGCATCGTCGGCTACACGTCGATCGTGCCGGAGTCCGGTGCGCTGCTGAACGCGCTTGCCTGGGACGCCCCGGTCGATCCGCGGCGCTGGCAGCCGCACGGGACGGTCTTCGACCGGGCCGCGGCGGCGGGTGTTGCCACGCGGAACGTGAGCAAGAGCCGCTTCGACACGTCAGGGCTGACAGCGGCGGCCTTCCGGGGGAGTAAGCATCGCGGAGCCGACACGATCGAGGAGCGGCTGGACGCGACCCGGTTCGCGAGTCGTGAAGGACGGTCGTCGCTGGTCTACGTGTACGACTCCCAGCTCGACTACATCGGCCACCAGCAGGGCTGCGACTCGTGGCAGTGGCAGAAGGAACTCACGGCGGCCGACACGTTCGCCCAGCAGGTCCGATCCGCGTTGCCGCGTGACGCCGTACTGCTGGTCGTCGCCGACCACGGCATGATCGACGTCGCGCCCGAACACCGCGTCGACCTGGACGCCGAGCCGGCGCTGGCGGCCGGGGTCAGCCTGATCGGCGGCGAGTCCCGGTTCCGCCACCTGTACTGCGTGCCCGGCGCCGAGGCCGACGTACTGGCCACTTACCGGGAGCGCTTGGGCGACAAGGCGTTGGTGCTGTCTCGCTCCGAGGCGGTCGCCCGGGGCTGGTTCGGTGCGGTCGTCGAGGACCGCGTGTCGCCGCGGCTGGGCGACGTCATCGTCGCCTCTCTCGGCCCGGTCGCGCTGGTGGCCGGCCGGCAGCACCCGCAGGAGGCGGGCCTGATCGGCCTGCACGGTTCATTGACGCACGACGAGATGGAGATCCCGCTGCTCGTCGACGCGGGCAGTTAG
- a CDS encoding S8 family serine peptidase, with translation MRKPLVLVLAACLLAVTATPPAAVPATAAPGRSEAGLRAYFVITAPGQTGKVTGAIAQSGGTVYAAYDAIGVIVAHATAADFVTKIRGVSGVQKAGATRTSDVPAAAANPAIPLAVPEVPTAQPEVDRPDMTLIGADRAWAKNPGSKNITVGVLDTGVDDQHPDLKANFDPARSASCAYGKVDTRPGAWRPVGEHGTHVAGTIAGAKNGLGMVGVAPGVKVSSIRVAEAGSELFFPENTVCAFMFAADKGVSVTNNSYYVDPWLFNCPNDEDQAAIAEGVRRAVAYSDSKGVVNVAAAGNEDYDLANKTDDESSPDDSTATSRTVTNDCLSLPTELPNVVVVASVDPRSAKSPFSNFGENKINLAAPGQVVYSTVPGGGYKVLEGTSMASPHVAGVAALLRSVDPKLSAADVRARLAQQANDLACPPGASGECIGSAAKNSYYGEGMVDAAEAVGAAAAQPQGAISITEPSEQIGVGGIPAVPLLMKGTGGTGDISYTAVGLPPGLRIDATRGWITGVLTPGAGRYKVTVTARDGEAKTARTSFFWNVWSF, from the coding sequence GTGCGCAAACCCCTGGTTCTCGTCCTCGCGGCCTGCCTGCTCGCCGTCACCGCCACCCCTCCGGCCGCAGTTCCGGCCACCGCGGCGCCGGGACGGTCCGAGGCCGGGCTGCGGGCGTACTTCGTGATCACCGCGCCGGGCCAGACCGGCAAGGTCACTGGTGCGATCGCGCAGAGCGGCGGCACGGTGTACGCGGCGTACGACGCGATCGGCGTGATCGTGGCGCACGCGACCGCGGCCGACTTCGTCACGAAGATCCGCGGCGTGAGCGGCGTACAGAAGGCCGGGGCGACCCGGACGTCGGACGTGCCCGCGGCGGCCGCGAACCCGGCGATCCCCCTGGCGGTGCCGGAGGTGCCGACGGCCCAGCCGGAGGTCGACCGGCCGGACATGACGCTGATCGGCGCGGACCGCGCGTGGGCGAAGAATCCGGGCTCGAAGAACATCACGGTCGGCGTCCTCGATACCGGCGTGGACGACCAGCACCCGGACCTGAAGGCGAACTTCGACCCGGCGCGGTCGGCGTCCTGCGCGTACGGCAAGGTCGACACCAGGCCCGGCGCGTGGCGCCCGGTCGGTGAGCACGGGACGCACGTCGCGGGCACGATCGCCGGCGCGAAGAACGGTCTCGGCATGGTCGGGGTCGCGCCCGGTGTGAAGGTGTCGTCGATCAGGGTTGCCGAGGCCGGCAGCGAGTTGTTCTTCCCGGAGAACACGGTCTGCGCGTTCATGTTCGCCGCCGACAAGGGCGTCTCGGTGACCAACAACAGCTACTACGTCGACCCGTGGCTGTTCAACTGCCCGAACGACGAGGACCAGGCCGCGATCGCCGAGGGCGTCCGCCGGGCCGTCGCGTACTCGGACAGCAAGGGCGTGGTGAACGTCGCCGCGGCCGGCAACGAGGACTACGACCTCGCGAACAAGACCGACGACGAGTCCAGCCCCGACGACTCGACCGCCACCAGCCGCACCGTCACGAACGACTGCCTCAGCCTCCCGACCGAGCTGCCGAACGTGGTCGTCGTAGCGTCGGTCGACCCGCGCAGCGCGAAGTCGCCGTTCTCGAACTTCGGTGAGAACAAGATCAACCTGGCCGCCCCGGGCCAGGTCGTGTACTCGACGGTCCCGGGCGGTGGCTACAAGGTGCTCGAGGGTACGTCGATGGCGTCGCCGCACGTCGCCGGCGTCGCGGCCCTGCTCCGCAGCGTCGATCCGAAGCTGTCGGCGGCCGACGTCCGCGCCCGGCTCGCGCAGCAGGCCAACGACCTCGCCTGCCCGCCGGGCGCCTCCGGCGAGTGCATCGGGTCGGCCGCCAAGAACTCGTACTACGGCGAAGGGATGGTCGACGCGGCCGAGGCGGTCGGCGCCGCGGCGGCCCAGCCGCAGGGCGCGATCTCGATCACCGAGCCGTCGGAGCAGATCGGTGTCGGCGGCATCCCGGCGGTCCCGCTGCTGATGAAGGGCACCGGAGGGACGGGCGACATCAGCTACACGGCCGTCGGCCTGCCGCCGGGCCTCCGCATCGACGCCACGCGCGGCTGGATCACCGGTGTACTGACGCCCGGCGCGGGACGCTACAAGGTGACCGTCACGGCCCGCGACGGCGAGGCGAAGACCGCCCGCACGAGCTTCTTCTGGAACGTGTGGAGTTTCTAA
- a CDS encoding thymidine kinase, which translates to MAELLYFTGTMDCGKSTLALQMDHNHKARGRLGRIFTSHDRAGESVLSSRLGLSADAVEVRPDFDFWDYVVNELTRGGRIDYVVCDEAQFYSPLQIEQLARLVDELQIDVFCFGILTDFRATLFPGSARLVELADRMELLQVEALCWCGERATHNARTIGGEMVTEGEQLVVGDIVSHDHEVAYEVLCRRHHRRRLTQARARATLSPEVLPFGGAAS; encoded by the coding sequence GTGGCTGAGCTGCTGTATTTCACCGGGACCATGGACTGCGGCAAGTCGACCTTGGCGCTCCAGATGGATCACAACCACAAGGCCCGCGGGCGGCTCGGCCGGATCTTCACCAGCCACGACCGCGCGGGCGAGTCGGTGCTGTCGTCGCGGCTCGGCCTGTCCGCGGACGCGGTCGAGGTCCGGCCGGACTTCGACTTCTGGGACTATGTGGTGAACGAGCTGACCCGCGGCGGGCGGATCGACTACGTGGTCTGCGACGAGGCGCAGTTCTACAGCCCGCTGCAGATCGAGCAGCTCGCGCGGCTGGTCGACGAACTGCAGATCGACGTGTTCTGCTTCGGGATCCTGACCGACTTCCGGGCGACGCTGTTCCCGGGATCGGCGCGGCTGGTGGAGCTCGCGGACCGGATGGAGCTGCTCCAGGTCGAGGCGCTGTGCTGGTGCGGTGAACGGGCCACGCACAACGCCCGTACGATCGGCGGTGAGATGGTGACCGAGGGAGAGCAACTGGTGGTGGGCGACATCGTGTCGCACGACCACGAGGTCGCGTACGAGGTGCTCTGCCGCCGGCACCACCGTCGCCGTCTCACCCAGGCCCGCGCCCGCGCCACGCTGTCACCCGAGGTCCTGCCGTTCGGAGGAGCTGCTTCATGA